The sequence below is a genomic window from Wyeomyia smithii strain HCP4-BCI-WySm-NY-G18 chromosome 1, ASM2978416v1, whole genome shotgun sequence.
AGAGTCTTATTTCAGATCCTAGAATGCTTCCAAAAACGGTACAGGTTTTCCGTGGTTTTAACTATGAATAAGAGGCCGTTGGTGCGATTTACACATTCTTTACATTCCAATTGTACCTACTTTTAACTATTTTCACATTGCACCGTAATTTCAAGTGAATGATCGCGTTCcatttttttaagttgaaaTTTACCATGTgctaaataaactaaatttaAACTAGGTTAAGTCCAGACCGATTCTAAAGATTACAATGAGAAAAATCACTTCTACACAGATTGGttacaataaaataaatcactttcaaagaaaataagaagaaattaaaaaaagcttTTAATTTAGGATCAATACTGAAAACATTCTAGAAGACGCAAATTacttattattcaattattaatTAATTATCAATTATGGAAAACCTCCCATTAAAAATTAAACTACAGAACAACAATTTTACTTTAACGATTTATTCTCTGTACACTTAAAACGAAACAGATAAAAACCTAACAACGAACAGCTGTCTAGAGGAGTTGCTGTCCTTCATAAGAACAGCTCCAAGATTATCTTGCTCAAACTTTCGTAGCTACCGGTGAAGAATCctagcagtgcaagcagtagaATAAATCCATTTTTCAGCAGCAGCCACACGCTAGGGCTTTGGTTCTCCGTGTCGGAGTAAGCCACGATAAGTTCGATTACCGGAGGAAAAATCAGCGCTAGAGCCGATGAGCAAAGGGCTCCAATCAGCGAGATGAACAAACTCAACTTCGGAATACATTCTGCTACGGTAACTGTGCGGGAAAtgaaactttcaaaaataggttcaaatgaaaatttagaGAAATCTTTTCTTACAAGTGACCAACACCATCAAAACCCGGAAGCCCATCTCGGCCAACGTTCGATGCTTGGTGATGTTCAACCAACACTCTACCCTCGGCCACATGATCATGATCGCGACGAACAGCTGCAGGGCGTAGCCCAGCAGGACACCAAGTGATATCATAACCTTAACACTTTCGGCCAAACTGTGGAAACAAAAAATTCCTTTTTAGCCTGTGCATAAACCATTACGACCGAAACCGTCTTACATGTCACCGTCCGGCAGGTTGAGTGTCATGGTGCCCTCAACCGCTTCGCCCCACTTGAGGTAACCTACAAAGCCAAAGCTGGTGAATAGTGTCACAATAAACACCATACCGACGTTCAGTACGCCAAACGTTTTGCTGAAGTCGTGTGGTTTGCGCATTTCGTTCTGCAGTGGCAGCACCAAAGCGATCCCCTCGAAGGCAAAAATGGCGGTGCCGAAGAAGAGTGGAAGTTGTTTCCAGTCTGCAACGAGGCGTCGCTCCGTCGGTGAGGGTAGATCCTGACCCGCGTAGTAAAAGGTAATGCTAATACCAAGTGTCATGAAAATGTTCGCCAGCATCGAGCAGTAGG
It includes:
- the LOC129717763 gene encoding proton-coupled amino acid transporter 1-like; protein product: MTVVVALDERSQQHNGTVELPVDGAINHAFVLEDITRKHPHDHHGHDHHYHVRHDHLREKPGHDYSEDVITTHGVQPHHKTTYLETMTHLLKGNIGTGCYAMGDAFKNGGLLVAPILTVFLGFICVHCQHVLLNCARRLHLDPQNKGHLPDFAETVGLCFKNGPPRFQGWAKPMKMAVNIFICVTQLGFCCIYFVFISSNFKQIFDRYDMPLDVHYHMALLLIPIILTSIITKLKFLSYCSMLANIFMTLGISITFYYAGQDLPSPTERRLVADWKQLPLFFGTAIFAFEGIALVLPLQNEMRKPHDFSKTFGVLNVGMVFIVTLFTSFGFVGYLKWGEAVEGTMTLNLPDGDILAESVKVMISLGVLLGYALQLFVAIMIMWPRVECWLNITKHRTLAEMGFRVLMVLVTFTVAECIPKLSLFISLIGALCSSALALIFPPVIELIVAYSDTENQSPSVWLLLKNGFILLLALLGFFTGSYESLSKIILELFL